One Symphalangus syndactylus isolate Jambi chromosome 9, NHGRI_mSymSyn1-v2.1_pri, whole genome shotgun sequence DNA segment encodes these proteins:
- the RIPK3 gene encoding receptor-interacting serine/threonine-protein kinase 3 yields MSCVKLCPSGASAPLVSIEELENQEFVGKGGFGTVFRAQHRKWGYDVAVKIVNSKAISREVKAMASLDNEFVLRLEGVIEKVNWDQDPKPALVTKFMENGSLSGLLQSQCPRPWPLLCRLLKEVVLGMSYLHNQNPVLLHRDLKPSNVLLDPELQVKLADFGLSTFQGGSQSGTGSREPGGTLGYLAPELFVNVNWKASTASDVYSFGILMWAVLAGREAELPTEPSLVYGAVCKRQTRPSLAELPQAGPETPGLEGLKELMQLCWSSEPEDRPSFQECLPKTNEAFQVVKNNMNAAVSTVKNFLSELRSSDRRFSTPESGQGGTEMDDFRRTTENQHSYNDVMVSEGLNKLNLEESPSSVPTKYLSLTKRSRAQEEQVPQARTAGTSSDSMAQPPQTPETSTFRNQMPSPTSTGTPSPGPRGNRGAERRGMNWSRRTPEPNPVTGLVNIYDCSGVQVGNNNYLTMQQTTALPTGGLAPSGKGRGLQHPPPVGSQEGPKDPEAWSRPQGW; encoded by the exons ATGTCGTGCGTCAAGTTATG CCCCAGCGGTGCTTCCGCCCCCTTGGTGTCCATCGAGGAACTGGAGAACCAGGAGTTCGTCGGCAAAGGCGGGTTCGGCACAGTGTTCCGGGCGCAACATAGGAAGTGGGGCTACGATGTGGCAGTCAAGATCGTAAACTC GAAGGCGATAtccagggaggtcaaggccatGGCAAGTCTGGATAATGAATTCGTGCTGCGCCTAGAAGGGGTTATCGAGAAGGTGAACTGGGACCAAGATCCCAAGCCGGCTCTGGTGACTAAATTCATGGAGAACGGCTCCCTTTCGGGGCTGCTGCAGTCCCAGTGCCCTCGGCCCTGGCCGCTCCTTTGCCGCCTGCTGAAAGAAGTGGTGCTTGGGATGTCTTACCTGCATAACCAGAACCCGGTGCTCCTGCACCGGGACCTCAAGCCATCCAACGTCCTGCTGGACCCAGAGCTGCAAGTCAAG CTGGCAGATTTTGGCCTGTCCACATTTCAGGGAGGCTCACAGTCAGGGACAGGGTCCAGGGAGCCAGGGGGCACCCTGGGCTACTTGGCCCCAGAACTGTTTGTTAACGTAAACTGGAAGGCCTCCACAGCCAGTGATGTCTACAG CTTCGGGATCCTAATGTGGGCAGTGCTCGCTGGAAGAGAAGCTGAGT TGCCAACCGAACCATCACTGGTGTATGGAGCAGTGTGCAAGAGGCAGACCCGGCCCTCATTGGCTGAGCTGCCGCAAGCTGGGCCTGAAACTCCCGGCTTAGAAGGACTGAAGGAGCTAATGCAGCTCTGCTGGAGCAGTGAGCCTGAGGACAGACCCTCCTTCCAGG AATGCCTACCAAAAACTAATGAAGCCTTCCAGGTGGTGAAAAACAATATGAATGCTGCTGTCTCCACA GTAAAGAATTTcctgtctgagctcaggagcAGCGATAGGAGATTTTCTACCCCAGAGTCAGGCCAAGGAGGGACAGAAATGGATGACTTTAGGAGAACCACAGAAAACCAGCACTCTTATAATGATGTCATGGTTTCTGAGGGGCTAAACAAACTGAATCTAGAGGAGTCTCCCAGCTCTGTTCCTACAAAATACCTGAGCCTCACCAAGAGGAGCAGGGCACAAGAGGAGCAGGTTCCACAAGCCAGGACAGCAGGCACGTCTTCAGATTCAATGGCCCAACCTCCTCAGACTCCAGAGACCTCAACTTTCAGAAACCAGATGCCCAGCCCCACCTCAACTGGAACACCAAGTCCTGGACCCCGAGGGAACCGG GGGGCTGAGAGACGAGGCATGAACTGGTCCCGCAGGACCCCGGAGCCAAATCCAGTAACAG GGCTCGTTAACATATACGACTGCTCTGGGGTGCAAGTTGGAAACAACAACTACTTGACTATGCAACAGACAACTGCATTGCCCACAGGGGGCCTGGCACCTTCGGGCAAGGGAAGGGGCTTGCAGCACCCCCCACCAGTAGGTTCGCAAGAAGGCCCTAAAGATCCTGAAGCCTGGAGCAGGCCACAGGGTTGGTAA